TCGGGTATTTGAGGCACTACCAACCATTCGCTGGCTGCTGTCTCTGCGGGTAATTGACCCTCTGTCAGCAACACTTGGTGCAAATCTTCAATATTCAAACAAAACCCGATGCCGGGGGAATTTTGCCCTTGGGGGTCGAACAGTCCTAACAGTTGGTCGTACCGTCCGCCTTGTCCTAACACTCGCTGTCCGCTTTTGCTGCCGCTGACAACTTCAAACACTATTCCAGTGTAGTAGTCAAAGGTTTGAATTAAACTCAAATCGAGGTGGATGTGAGATTTCAAGTTGGGGATTTTTGCTTGACATTTGTCCAGTAGCTCGATCGCACATTTGAGTTCATTTAACGCGGCTTGCTGTGGCACATCTAAATCCAGTTTCGCCACAATCTCCAATACATCTTCTGGCCGGCCGCGCAAGTCAAATAACAGCAGAGCTCTTGATCGCAATTCGTCCGACAGTGGCAATGTTTCCAAGGCTATGCGATCGAGATTTGCGATCGCCGATCGCACTTTTTGGCGCACGTTTGGCCCAAACGGTTCTAGCAAAGTTGCCGTCAAGCCCGCTTCTCCCAGCACCAAATGCCAGTCATCAATTTCTAAGTTTTGCAAGCACTCAGACAGCAGCAGCAGCACTTCTGCATCTGCAACGCTCCCGCCCGCGCCGAGTAGTTCTACCCCCGCTTGATAGAACTCCTGTTGCCCGCCTGAACCAGTATCCGGGCCTTTGCGGAAGACGTTCGCGTTGTAGTAGAGGCGCTGGGGCTGCCAGTTTGTCCCGGACATCCGCATTGCAGCCGCGCGGGCGATGGATGCTGTCAATTCCGGCCGCAAGCCAAGTTCTCCATCTTCAGCATCTTGGAGTTGAATTAAGGTCGATCGGTCGATCGCGCCCCCAGCCATCAACGTCTCCAGCCTTTCTAGAGTAGAGGTAATAATCCGGTGATAGCCCCAGCGGTGAAACACCTGCTGTAAGCGCCGTTCGATCGCAATTTTTTGAGCAACGTCAAGGGGCAATAAATCTCTTGCACCCGATGGAGGTTGGTGAACCATATCAATTTTAGATTTTAGACCTTAGA
This genomic window from Microcoleus sp. bin38.metabat.b11b12b14.051 contains:
- a CDS encoding ATP phosphoribosyltransferase regulatory subunit is translated as MVHQPPSGARDLLPLDVAQKIAIERRLQQVFHRWGYHRIITSTLERLETLMAGGAIDRSTLIQLQDAEDGELGLRPELTASIARAAAMRMSGTNWQPQRLYYNANVFRKGPDTGSGGQQEFYQAGVELLGAGGSVADAEVLLLLSECLQNLEIDDWHLVLGEAGLTATLLEPFGPNVRQKVRSAIANLDRIALETLPLSDELRSRALLLFDLRGRPEDVLEIVAKLDLDVPQQAALNELKCAIELLDKCQAKIPNLKSHIHLDLSLIQTFDYYTGIVFEVVSGSKSGQRVLGQGGRYDQLLGLFDPQGQNSPGIGFCLNIEDLHQVLLTEGQLPAETAASEWLVVPQIPEAAAAAFDYARKLRESTPQVRVEIDLANRETEEEARDYARDRRIGQIAWVNAEGSPTIEKVN